From the genome of Lentimonas sp. CC4, one region includes:
- a CDS encoding PA14 domain-containing protein, with the protein MKVIVISIVLHIGAAFVAGIITVANIVIQEDAQFEEVPAVENVEPPKEQKVTIQPKPPTSQPMNHLKMRPVADISVANIDVDLPSMDQSFTVSAGLGATGGGSLSFGAGIGKAVSRFPDIKGFGTTKKMAHAWEGTVYLFKPNTIRGILDQKDKIVGLKPGRRQGSKIYNHVLNLPSQDFKEGFPGVTDQFEWFAVDFEVKLFWPAKLAGEYEFRLASDDGSVLFIDRKLVVNNDGTHGMSAKSGTYKLEQGLRRFQLVYYQGPATRLGLVLDYRKVGSEEWKIFDLKEYIQYQID; encoded by the coding sequence ATGAAGGTTATCGTCATCAGCATAGTGTTGCACATTGGTGCGGCCTTCGTTGCTGGAATCATCACCGTGGCCAATATCGTCATCCAAGAAGACGCGCAATTCGAAGAGGTTCCCGCTGTCGAAAACGTTGAACCGCCGAAAGAACAAAAGGTGACGATCCAACCGAAGCCGCCCACATCTCAGCCGATGAACCATCTAAAGATGCGTCCGGTAGCAGACATCTCCGTGGCCAATATCGATGTCGACCTGCCATCAATGGATCAAAGCTTCACTGTGAGTGCAGGACTCGGCGCCACAGGGGGCGGAAGCCTAAGCTTTGGCGCAGGCATCGGCAAAGCCGTCAGCCGCTTTCCCGACATTAAAGGCTTTGGGACGACTAAAAAAATGGCGCACGCGTGGGAAGGCACCGTTTATTTATTCAAGCCTAATACAATTCGAGGGATCTTAGATCAAAAAGATAAGATAGTAGGGCTGAAACCTGGCAGACGCCAGGGCTCCAAAATCTACAATCATGTCCTCAACCTACCGTCTCAGGATTTCAAAGAAGGATTTCCGGGTGTTACGGACCAGTTCGAGTGGTTTGCCGTGGACTTTGAAGTGAAACTGTTCTGGCCAGCGAAACTTGCTGGTGAATACGAATTCCGCCTCGCATCCGATGACGGATCCGTGTTGTTCATCGACCGAAAGCTTGTGGTAAACAACGATGGCACGCATGGTATGTCGGCGAAGTCAGGCACTTACAAACTAGAGCAAGGCTTACGTCGCTTTCAGCTCGTCTACTATCAAGGGCCGGCCACAAGGCTCGGCTTAGTGTTGGACTACCGAAAGGTAGGCTCCGAAGAGTGGAAAATTTTCGACCTCAAAGAATACATACAGTATCAAATCGATTAG
- a CDS encoding glycoside hydrolase family 30 beta sandwich domain-containing protein gives MAHFSKYIRPGAVRVGLDAALPEGVWATAAQNPDGSFAVVVFNDNTTPRFIEIDFGGQQVATQVSADSLQTILYLN, from the coding sequence TTGGCACACTTTAGTAAATATATCCGTCCAGGTGCGGTGCGTGTCGGGTTGGATGCCGCCTTGCCGGAAGGCGTGTGGGCGACGGCTGCGCAGAATCCAGATGGTTCGTTTGCTGTGGTTGTGTTCAATGATAATACCACGCCGCGATTCATCGAAATTGACTTCGGTGGGCAGCAGGTCGCGACACAAGTATCCGCCGATAGTCTGCAGACGATCCTGTATTTGAATTAG